In Nitrospira sp., a single genomic region encodes these proteins:
- a CDS encoding carboxypeptidase regulatory-like domain-containing protein → MKHSIAMAMMVACLSGTAFAYQEITVAEGGTVTGTVTLEGNVPKPKGYNLTTLPDPFYCGRISDGQGWRILQPFQVGPIGEFREVVVYLEGIDKGKPFEDRGLPQIEAKDCLFNPFTTVVRDDQTVTVVNMDPVMHDIQAYETSHLGPRVLFNVPLPMNPQHPRNFKDRSDAALYHKHMAGAPMKQLVNLSKGRRIFVMQCGFHAYMESWGLAVTNPYFAKTDEQGRFTMTDVPPGTYKVVVWHPYIRSAIEQTVTIDPKSTTEIRIAVPAPTGRLYANEVLDHAYVRYNVTEDTQKEIEPMVEKQDR, encoded by the coding sequence ATGAAACACAGTATCGCGATGGCGATGATGGTCGCTTGCCTGAGCGGCACAGCCTTCGCCTATCAAGAAATCACGGTTGCAGAAGGCGGCACGGTGACCGGGACCGTGACACTCGAGGGGAATGTTCCCAAGCCGAAGGGGTACAACCTCACGACGTTGCCTGACCCGTTCTATTGCGGGCGCATTTCCGACGGGCAGGGCTGGCGCATCCTGCAACCGTTTCAGGTCGGGCCGATCGGCGAGTTCCGTGAGGTGGTGGTCTATTTGGAGGGGATCGACAAAGGCAAGCCGTTCGAGGACAGGGGGCTGCCGCAAATCGAGGCGAAAGACTGCCTCTTCAATCCGTTCACGACCGTCGTGCGAGACGATCAGACGGTGACGGTCGTCAACATGGATCCGGTCATGCACGACATTCAGGCGTACGAGACTTCCCACCTGGGCCCGCGCGTCCTGTTCAACGTGCCGCTGCCGATGAACCCGCAACACCCGCGCAACTTCAAGGATCGGAGCGATGCCGCCTTGTACCACAAACACATGGCCGGGGCGCCGATGAAGCAATTGGTCAATCTCAGCAAGGGCCGCCGGATCTTCGTCATGCAATGCGGCTTTCACGCCTACATGGAGAGCTGGGGGCTCGCCGTGACGAATCCGTACTTCGCTAAGACAGACGAGCAAGGTCGCTTCACCATGACTGATGTGCCGCCCGGCACCTATAAGGTGGTCGTCTGGCATCCCTACATTCGAAGCGCGATTGAGCAAACGGTGACCATCGACCCGAAGTCGACGACGGAAATCCGTATCGCGGTCCCGGCTCCCACGGGGCGTTTGTACGCGAACGAGGTACTGGATCATGCGTACGTCCGTTACAACGTCACAGAGGACACCCAGAAAGAAATCGAGCCGATGGTCGAGAAGCAGGACCGCTGA
- a CDS encoding sigma-54 dependent transcriptional regulator yields the protein MTEEWGAVLVVDDDEDLRETISDLLKDRGHHVTTAGGGSEALGRLKEADYVAVLTDLRMKGVEGLELLVEIKRLYPDIGVVLMTAFGSVETAVEAMKYGASDYLTKPVKKDELLRVIERVIREASLRREVGRLRKEVHKEYSFHQILGRSKPMLALFDLIKRVADSPTNILITGESGTGKELVAKAIHYNSDRKESSFVPVNCAAIPDQLLESELFGHVRGAFTDAKMDKRGLFEEAQRGTIFLDEISELPLMLQAKLLRAIQEKEIRRVGATRPVDVDVRVIAATNLNLTEEVKAKRFRDDLYYRLNVIELKLPPLRERREDIPLLVEAFLNKCGEARCMRVKGVGESALAMLIDYDWPGNVRELENVIERAVTLSRGDKILPDDLPAAIQGSRGDRRVLDEAAEKTLPLHEVEKEYIRKILEKTGGNKYRAALLLGIDRKTLYRKLDEIEGTGQAAESAQSDG from the coding sequence ATGACGGAAGAGTGGGGAGCCGTCCTCGTCGTGGACGACGACGAGGACTTGCGAGAGACGATTTCCGACCTGTTGAAGGACCGTGGACATCACGTCACGACGGCCGGCGGCGGCTCAGAGGCCTTGGGGAGATTGAAGGAGGCCGATTACGTCGCGGTGCTGACCGATCTCCGTATGAAAGGCGTGGAGGGCCTGGAACTCCTGGTCGAGATCAAGCGTCTCTATCCGGACATCGGGGTGGTCTTGATGACGGCGTTCGGATCGGTGGAAACGGCGGTCGAGGCGATGAAGTACGGGGCGAGCGATTACCTCACCAAACCGGTGAAGAAGGACGAGCTGCTTCGTGTGATCGAACGGGTGATCCGCGAGGCCTCTCTGCGACGGGAAGTCGGCCGGCTCCGGAAAGAGGTGCACAAGGAATATAGTTTTCATCAGATCCTGGGTAGGAGCAAACCCATGCTGGCCCTCTTCGACCTGATCAAACGGGTCGCGGACAGCCCGACCAACATCCTGATCACCGGAGAAAGCGGCACCGGGAAGGAACTCGTCGCAAAAGCCATTCACTATAACAGCGACCGGAAGGAGTCGTCTTTCGTGCCGGTCAATTGTGCCGCGATTCCGGATCAATTATTGGAGAGCGAGCTGTTCGGCCATGTCCGCGGCGCGTTCACCGACGCCAAGATGGACAAACGGGGGTTGTTCGAGGAGGCACAGAGGGGGACGATCTTCCTGGACGAAATCAGCGAGCTCCCGTTGATGCTGCAGGCCAAGCTGCTCCGGGCCATCCAGGAAAAGGAGATCCGGAGAGTCGGCGCCACAAGGCCGGTCGATGTCGACGTGCGCGTGATCGCGGCGACCAATCTGAACCTCACGGAAGAGGTGAAGGCCAAGCGGTTCCGCGACGACTTATACTATCGCTTGAATGTCATCGAGTTGAAGCTGCCTCCCCTCCGGGAGCGGCGGGAAGACATCCCCTTGCTGGTTGAGGCCTTTCTGAACAAGTGCGGCGAGGCGCGCTGTATGCGCGTCAAAGGGGTGGGGGAATCCGCGTTGGCCATGTTGATCGATTATGACTGGCCGGGCAACGTCCGAGAACTGGAGAATGTGATCGAACGGGCGGTGACCTTGAGTCGAGGCGACAAGATCCTGCCGGACGACCTGCCTGCGGCGATTCAGGGATCGCGCGGCGACCGCCGCGTCCTCGATGAGGCGGCCGAAAAAACCCTGCCGCTGCACGAGGTTGAAAAAGAATATATCCGGAAGATCCTGGAAAAGACGGGGGGCAACAAGTATCGGGCCGCGCTCCTGCTGGGCATCGACCGCAAGACCCTCTACCGCAAGCTCGACGAAATTGAGGGGACGGGGCAGGCGGCGGAATCGGCGCAATCGGATGGGTGA
- a CDS encoding ATP-binding protein: MNDATSALFHPMPLTLPVLLTFGIFLADILAPTGIAVSVLYVLPLLLTFFSHREGAPLVVCTAATALLWADLAFSPEGAPAYAMVNRGLGTGVLWLIAWLLIRHKRAQSSLETTEAGRHQALEALKAERTDAQGLLTAAQEARAYAETAAMGAVAGRREAEERYLITELRLEGIIQSAMDAILTVDDRQRVVMFNRAAELMFGCPQADALEQPLDRFIPARFREAHRHHIENFGRSGVTARKMGALGAVTGLRADGEEFPVEASISQIAVEGKRFYTVILRDLTERRRMEEQLRRTERIAELGTLASGMAHEIGTPMNVILGRAEYLMDRVREESVKKGLQTIIVQVERITRVMNQLLAFTRRKPPMRGPVDLKTVVGNAVEMFHERLTQSRTRLELDLVPICPAVSADADQISQVLINLIMNALHAMPEEGTLRIRLEPRTDSVALSVTDTGQGIPSDILGRVFEPFFTTKEFGKGTGLGLTVVKGIIDEHQGSIAVQSAPGKGTTFTILLPTHREGSGSG; encoded by the coding sequence ATGAACGACGCGACCAGCGCATTATTCCACCCCATGCCCCTGACCTTGCCCGTCCTCCTGACCTTCGGGATTTTCCTCGCGGACATCCTGGCGCCCACCGGCATCGCCGTCTCCGTACTCTACGTCCTCCCGCTGCTTCTGACCTTCTTCTCGCACCGCGAGGGTGCGCCGCTCGTCGTCTGCACCGCCGCGACGGCGCTGCTCTGGGCGGACTTGGCGTTCAGTCCCGAAGGCGCGCCAGCGTACGCCATGGTGAACCGCGGCTTGGGCACCGGCGTGCTCTGGTTGATCGCGTGGCTCTTGATCCGCCACAAGCGCGCGCAATCCTCGCTTGAGACGACGGAAGCCGGACGCCACCAAGCCCTGGAGGCCTTGAAGGCCGAACGTACGGATGCGCAAGGGCTGCTGACGGCCGCGCAAGAAGCGCGGGCCTATGCGGAGACGGCCGCAATGGGCGCGGTGGCCGGACGGCGAGAAGCGGAAGAGCGCTACCTGATCACGGAACTCCGGCTGGAGGGCATCATTCAATCGGCGATGGACGCCATCCTGACGGTGGACGACCGGCAGCGTGTGGTCATGTTCAACCGTGCGGCCGAGCTGATGTTCGGCTGCCCGCAGGCGGACGCGCTGGAACAGCCGCTCGACCGCTTTATCCCCGCCCGCTTCCGCGAGGCGCACCGGCATCATATCGAAAACTTCGGGCGGTCGGGCGTGACGGCGCGCAAGATGGGCGCGCTCGGCGCCGTCACGGGCCTCAGGGCCGACGGGGAGGAGTTTCCGGTCGAAGCCTCGATCTCGCAAATCGCGGTCGAGGGCAAGCGATTCTACACGGTGATTCTCCGCGATCTCACCGAGCGACGACGCATGGAAGAGCAGCTCCGGCGGACCGAACGGATCGCCGAGCTCGGCACCCTCGCGTCCGGCATGGCGCACGAGATCGGCACGCCCATGAATGTCATTCTTGGCCGCGCGGAATATCTGATGGATCGCGTCCGAGAAGAATCGGTCAAGAAAGGCCTGCAGACGATCATCGTCCAAGTCGAACGCATCACCAGAGTCATGAACCAGCTCCTGGCCTTCACCCGCCGGAAGCCGCCCATGCGTGGTCCGGTCGACCTGAAGACGGTCGTGGGGAACGCCGTCGAGATGTTTCACGAACGACTGACGCAAAGCCGGACCAGGCTTGAGCTGGATCTCGTCCCGATCTGTCCCGCCGTCTCAGCCGATGCCGACCAGATCAGCCAGGTCCTGATCAATCTCATCATGAACGCGCTCCACGCAATGCCGGAGGAAGGCACCTTGCGGATCCGGCTTGAGCCCCGAACCGACTCGGTGGCGCTGTCGGTCACCGATACCGGCCAGGGCATACCGTCCGACATCCTCGGCCGGGTGTTCGAGCCGTTCTTCACGACGAAGGAGTTCGGAAAAGGCACCGGCCTCGGCCTCACGGTCGTAAAGGGCATCATCGACGAGCATCAGGGGTCCATCGCGGTACAGAGTGCGCCGGGCAAGGGGACCACGTTCACGATTCTGTTACCGACGCATCGTGAAGGCTCAGGTTCAGGTTGA
- a CDS encoding SUMF1/EgtB/PvdO family nonheme iron enzyme codes for MKRDILESRRTLDWTITACLIVAALIGLTRIAWGLDTQDITIEWTEQGKQIASDRVANWKTKDEMMLVPAGEFLMGSDKKFDRVAYRSELPQRRVYLDSFEIGKYEVTALEYLAFVLATGRPPQLDWRYDGGNFQEAMAHHPIMHVTWYDADAYCRWAGKRLPTEAEWEKAARGEDGRINPWGNQPAGLSRVNFGRTGLSGPVRDRPERLLLYPPIISVDKYENGVSPYGAYQMLGNVSEWVADWYDKDYYATAPDRNPTGPMTGTQKAFRGGGWMDSTTTMRAAMRNGTDPNTKINWMGFRCAKSVETSNVNRQSSIESDDRMARLRE; via the coding sequence GTGAAACGAGATATCCTAGAGAGCCGGCGGACATTGGACTGGACGATCACTGCGTGCCTGATTGTTGCCGCCCTGATTGGTCTGACGCGCATTGCCTGGGGATTGGACACGCAAGACATCACGATCGAGTGGACCGAGCAGGGCAAACAGATCGCCTCAGACCGGGTGGCGAACTGGAAAACGAAGGACGAGATGATGCTGGTCCCGGCCGGAGAGTTTCTGATGGGCAGCGACAAGAAGTTCGACCGGGTCGCATACCGGTCGGAGCTTCCGCAGCGGCGGGTGTACCTGGATTCGTTCGAAATCGGCAAGTACGAAGTGACGGCGCTGGAGTATCTCGCGTTCGTCCTCGCCACCGGCCGCCCGCCGCAACTGGATTGGCGCTATGACGGCGGGAATTTCCAGGAGGCGATGGCGCATCACCCCATCATGCACGTCACCTGGTACGATGCGGATGCCTACTGCCGCTGGGCCGGGAAGCGCCTGCCCACTGAAGCCGAATGGGAAAAGGCCGCCCGAGGCGAAGACGGCCGGATCAATCCCTGGGGTAATCAACCGGCCGGGTTGAGCCGCGTGAACTTCGGCCGTACAGGCCTGTCCGGGCCTGTGAGGGATCGTCCGGAGAGGCTGCTGCTCTATCCGCCGATTATTTCGGTCGACAAGTACGAGAACGGCGTGAGCCCGTACGGCGCGTATCAGATGTTGGGGAACGTCTCGGAATGGGTGGCGGATTGGTACGACAAGGATTACTACGCCACCGCGCCCGACCGGAATCCCACAGGTCCGATGACCGGGACCCAGAAGGCGTTCCGCGGCGGGGGCTGGATGGACAGCACCACGACGATGCGGGCGGCCATGCGCAACGGGACCGATCCGAACACCAAGATCAACTGGATGGGTTTCCGCTGTGCGAAATCGGTGGAAACGTCAAACGTCAATCGACAATCGTCCATCGAATCGGACGACCGGATGGCGCGTCTCCGCGAATGA
- a CDS encoding sigma-54 dependent transcriptional regulator, with protein MAGSPQDATRDSAVADLVLNARIEAIKLLAGGLTDRVAVMDSHFNVIYANDAAWSTATGEGRHGAKCYEAFARRSEPCEACPAFNEIETRNVSTTCAPAEYNTPCGVRQFFPLVSSRGETTSMLVLFRHEPAREAPIQGSGPLPPRNSLCGLVGRSPAMQELFDMIALVADSSAPVLLQGESGTGKELVARTIHELSERRTRPFVVVDCGSLPETLLESELYGHVRGAFTGAAANKRGLFESADGGTIFLDEIGDTTPTFQAKLLRVLQEGEIRPVGGTERIKIHARVISATNKDLAELVKTKGFRQDLYYRLAVLPLFLPPLRDRREDIPLLIKRFLAAACERHRQQPRTISPEVLQALSEAAWPGNVRELQHYIERAVVTTAGPSLTCADIVAMGSGSAHDLRSVSRQAMKEAEKARIVQALAQAGGNRVKAARLLKISRASLYTKLRSYQIE; from the coding sequence ATGGCCGGATCTCCGCAAGACGCGACCCGTGACTCCGCTGTCGCCGACCTTGTTCTGAACGCCCGCATCGAAGCGATTAAGTTGCTCGCCGGAGGGCTGACCGATCGGGTGGCCGTTATGGACAGTCATTTCAACGTGATCTATGCCAACGACGCAGCTTGGTCGACGGCCACAGGAGAAGGTCGGCATGGCGCAAAGTGTTATGAAGCCTTCGCCCGCCGGAGCGAGCCCTGCGAAGCCTGTCCGGCCTTCAACGAGATCGAGACGCGGAATGTTTCGACGACTTGCGCCCCCGCCGAGTACAACACCCCTTGCGGAGTGCGTCAATTCTTTCCCCTCGTCTCGAGCCGTGGAGAGACGACGTCCATGCTCGTGTTGTTCAGGCACGAACCGGCTCGTGAGGCGCCGATCCAGGGATCCGGACCCCTGCCCCCCCGGAATTCCCTGTGCGGCCTGGTCGGGCGCAGCCCCGCGATGCAGGAACTATTCGATATGATCGCGCTGGTGGCGGACAGCTCCGCCCCCGTGCTCCTCCAAGGGGAAAGCGGGACCGGCAAGGAATTGGTCGCGCGAACCATTCACGAATTGAGCGAGCGTCGGACCCGACCCTTCGTCGTCGTCGATTGCGGATCCTTACCCGAGACCCTGCTGGAAAGTGAGTTGTATGGACACGTCCGCGGGGCCTTCACGGGCGCCGCTGCGAACAAGCGAGGGTTGTTCGAATCGGCCGACGGCGGGACCATCTTTCTCGACGAAATCGGCGACACCACGCCGACGTTTCAGGCGAAACTGCTTCGCGTCCTTCAGGAAGGCGAAATCAGACCGGTGGGGGGCACCGAGCGAATCAAGATCCACGCGCGGGTCATATCGGCCACGAACAAGGACCTCGCCGAACTCGTCAAGACCAAGGGTTTCCGGCAAGACCTTTATTACCGATTGGCCGTCTTGCCCTTGTTCCTGCCGCCGTTGCGCGACCGCCGCGAGGACATCCCTCTGCTGATCAAACGGTTCCTCGCAGCGGCCTGCGAACGACACCGCCAGCAGCCGCGCACGATATCCCCCGAGGTCCTGCAGGCGCTGAGCGAGGCGGCCTGGCCGGGCAATGTGCGCGAGCTGCAGCACTACATCGAGCGCGCGGTCGTCACCACCGCCGGCCCTTCTTTGACCTGCGCCGACATCGTCGCCATGGGATCCGGTTCGGCGCACGATCTCCGATCCGTATCACGCCAGGCCATGAAGGAGGCTGAGAAAGCGCGCATCGTCCAGGCTCTGGCGCAGGCCGGCGGCAATCGAGTCAAAGCCGCCAGGTTGCTCAAGATCAGCCGTGCCAGCCTGTATACCAAACTGCGCAGCTATCAGATCGAGTAG
- a CDS encoding SUMF1/EgtB/PvdO family nonheme iron enzyme codes for MGVTGQRSEWRLAVALLICLCAPAAPAEADHESSKQPPLWTPLDGPERLAAMDTPGGMVEVPAGWFLMGSDPKLDRAAGPQELPQRSVFLDRFEIDRYEISNVDYLRFVLAMGADWPQFWRESPFPEKAALHPVINVSWNDADAYCRWAGKRLPTEAEWEKAARGEDGRVFPWGNEPAGWLKSNIAHPGSKRGFKYPPLANVNRYDRGVSPYGVHQMAGNVSEWVADWFDPEYYQRDENKNPPGPRHGADKVFRGGSWNEDPEVARSAGRNAGAPDRRSYLTGFRCARSETRVNGHWSMVKGGESNQHIDSTHH; via the coding sequence ATGGGGGTAACGGGACAAAGGAGTGAATGGAGACTGGCGGTCGCGCTCTTGATTTGCCTCTGCGCGCCTGCGGCACCAGCCGAGGCCGATCACGAATCGTCGAAGCAACCGCCGCTCTGGACGCCGCTTGACGGACCAGAGCGGCTCGCCGCGATGGACACGCCGGGAGGCATGGTCGAGGTGCCGGCCGGCTGGTTCCTCATGGGTAGCGATCCGAAGCTCGACCGAGCGGCAGGACCGCAGGAACTGCCTCAGCGCTCGGTGTTTCTCGACCGATTCGAGATCGATCGTTACGAGATATCGAACGTGGACTACCTGCGGTTCGTCCTGGCCATGGGAGCGGATTGGCCGCAGTTCTGGCGCGAGAGTCCCTTCCCGGAAAAGGCCGCTCTTCACCCCGTTATCAATGTGAGTTGGAATGACGCCGATGCCTACTGCCGGTGGGCGGGCAAGCGGCTGCCCACGGAAGCAGAGTGGGAAAAAGCGGCGAGGGGCGAAGACGGGCGAGTATTCCCGTGGGGGAATGAGCCTGCCGGCTGGCTCAAGAGCAACATCGCGCATCCCGGTTCCAAACGTGGATTCAAGTACCCTCCGCTCGCGAACGTAAATCGCTATGACCGAGGCGTGAGCCCTTATGGCGTGCATCAGATGGCGGGAAACGTCAGCGAGTGGGTGGCTGATTGGTTCGATCCGGAGTACTACCAGCGTGACGAGAACAAGAATCCGCCCGGGCCGCGGCATGGAGCCGACAAGGTGTTTCGCGGCGGGTCATGGAACGAGGATCCTGAAGTCGCCCGTTCGGCCGGACGGAATGCCGGCGCGCCCGATCGCCGGAGTTATCTCACCGGATTCCGCTGCGCGCGATCAGAGACGAGGGTGAACGGTCATTGGTCAATGGTGAAAGGCGGAGAATCGAATCAACACATTGATTCCACCCACCATTGA
- a CDS encoding response regulator yields the protein MLHRRTEVVLIVEDDREMRSLLCDEFWSAGYQLREARDGDEAFQAVLQAVPDLILTDLRMPAGGAEYISRLRTVAPACPIVVMTAFGDPAVKAAVLDAGATVYFDKPVRVGELKICVQQLLLKPGESRPETTPQSPPERTWTTKNIT from the coding sequence GTGCTTCACCGCCGTACCGAAGTTGTACTGATCGTGGAAGATGACCGAGAGATGCGCAGTCTGCTGTGCGACGAGTTCTGGAGCGCCGGCTACCAGCTTCGGGAGGCACGAGACGGAGACGAGGCTTTTCAGGCCGTCCTGCAGGCCGTGCCGGACCTCATCCTCACCGATCTCCGCATGCCGGCCGGAGGAGCGGAATACATCAGCCGCCTGCGGACCGTGGCGCCCGCCTGCCCCATCGTCGTCATGACCGCCTTCGGTGACCCGGCTGTCAAGGCCGCAGTGCTCGACGCGGGAGCCACAGTCTACTTCGACAAGCCGGTCAGAGTCGGGGAGCTGAAAATCTGCGTCCAGCAGCTGTTGCTCAAGCCGGGCGAATCACGCCCCGAGACCACTCCCCAGTCGCCCCCTGAGCGAACATGGACCACCAAAAATATCACATAG